The genomic region TTGCCACGTCGATCCAGATCACAAGACCGGTCGCCTCGGTCTCGCCGTTCTTATTCTCACGTGTCTTGATGATCCCTTTCACATAGGCCTCGTGGCAGAGGCCTGCGTCCATCTTCTCCACGTCGGCCTCAGTGACCTGCATCACGGCGCTGACATCGTCAACGATGATCCCGAGGTTTGAACCGCCGGTCGCTTCCGAAACGAGGACGATGATCTTCCTGTTCTCTGTCTCGGACCTGGTCTGGACGTTGAGGAGGGTGGCAAGGTCGATGATGTTCGTGATCTCGCCCCTCAGGTTGATGACGCCGGCGATGTGGGAGGGCGCCCTGGGCACGGGAGTGATCGGGATCATCTCCACGATCTCCCGTGCTAGGTGGATATCGAGGGCATAATACTCGCCGCCGAGTTCGAATTTCACCACGTCTACTGTTTCTGCCATGTTCTGACCCTCAGAGGGTGAATTTGTCGAGTCTCTTCTTCAGGTTGTCGGCGAGGCCGGCCATCTCCTGGGCACCGCCTCCGACCTCC from Methanofollis sp. harbors:
- a CDS encoding chemotaxis protein CheW codes for the protein MAETVDVVKFELGGEYYALDIHLAREIVEMIPITPVPRAPSHIAGVINLRGEITNIIDLATLLNVQTRSETENRKIIVLVSEATGGSNLGIIVDDVSAVMQVTEADVEKMDAGLCHEAYVKGIIKTRENKNGETEATGLVIWIDVAKVLEDLTGLHGA